The Rhodothermales bacterium genome includes a region encoding these proteins:
- a CDS encoding regulatory protein RecX — DDARLRARRFTIAYLARRARTEHEVRDALRQRDFAGEVVDHAIERLKSLNYLDDADYARRYVDSRVKAKGYGPMRLRRELQRRGVAAALIEAAIAPLEASNELEEQALAQARGRLNRLRREPDERKRRKKLSDFLLRRGFDFDTISPVVETVLREARVG, encoded by the coding sequence GGACGACGCCCGGCTGCGGGCCCGGCGCTTTACCATTGCCTACCTCGCCCGCCGCGCCCGCACGGAACACGAAGTGCGCGACGCGCTCCGGCAGCGCGACTTCGCCGGCGAGGTCGTCGATCACGCGATAGAGCGGCTCAAGAGCCTCAACTACCTCGACGATGCCGACTATGCCCGGCGCTACGTCGACAGCCGGGTGAAGGCCAAGGGGTATGGACCGATGCGGTTGCGCCGCGAGTTGCAACGCCGGGGCGTGGCGGCCGCGCTCATCGAAGCCGCGATCGCTCCGCTGGAGGCCTCGAACGAGCTCGAGGAACAGGCCCTCGCCCAGGCGCGCGGCCGGCTGAACCGGTTGCGACGCGAGCCGGATGAACGCAAGCGGCGCAAGAAGCTCAGCGATTTCCTGTTGCGGCGCGGTTTCGATTTCGATACGATATCGCCCGTGGTGGAAACGGTGCTGCGCGAAGCGCGCGTCGGCTGA
- a CDS encoding AI-2E family transporter — MQAESSPEHTEPAAVSSPDLDTPLSLPSVGSRRRSSLTPDRIVRGIIWSLLTAVTVFLIWSFAGLIVYLLIGLVVAYLTQPLVERIQRFGLRRTPAILLTFLLVFTALSILLSTLVPVLASQVGELTQQITADTVTTWANALEAQLRNFLPIMPEGTIQASFSRISQQLFAESGFATVITFMVDVFTDLLFGILIVPIVAFFLLKDELLLRKRLVQHVPNRFFEISLGLLDKVQTRIGRYISGLLVQVLAVSTTATIALLFTDLRYALILGLFTGIANTIPYFGPIVGFFAGTLMAIGQTGDFSLVPGLLVAMGATQIIDNVLFQPFIFSRAVRTHPLVILFVVLIGAQLSGIVGMLLALPITTAVLVTIEQVLWSAKNYSILRTA; from the coding sequence ATGCAAGCCGAAAGCAGCCCCGAACATACCGAGCCGGCCGCCGTCTCGTCGCCCGATCTCGACACGCCGCTCTCGCTGCCTTCCGTCGGCTCGCGCCGGCGCTCCTCCCTGACGCCGGATCGCATCGTCCGGGGCATCATCTGGTCGCTGCTCACCGCCGTCACCGTGTTCCTCATCTGGTCGTTCGCCGGCCTGATCGTCTACCTCCTAATCGGTCTCGTCGTCGCGTATCTGACGCAGCCGCTCGTCGAGCGCATCCAGCGTTTCGGGCTCCGGCGGACGCCGGCCATCCTGCTCACCTTCCTGCTCGTTTTTACGGCGTTGAGCATTCTGCTCTCCACCCTGGTGCCCGTACTGGCCAGCCAGGTCGGCGAACTGACGCAACAGATCACGGCGGACACCGTGACCACCTGGGCCAATGCGCTCGAGGCCCAGTTGCGCAATTTCCTTCCGATCATGCCCGAAGGCACCATCCAGGCCAGCTTCAGCCGCATCTCGCAGCAACTGTTCGCCGAAAGCGGCTTCGCGACGGTCATCACCTTCATGGTGGATGTCTTCACCGATTTGCTCTTCGGCATTCTGATCGTGCCCATTGTCGCCTTTTTCCTGCTGAAGGACGAACTGTTGCTCCGCAAACGCCTCGTCCAGCATGTCCCGAACCGGTTCTTCGAAATCAGCCTGGGCCTGCTCGACAAGGTGCAGACGCGCATCGGGCGCTACATCAGCGGGCTCCTCGTGCAGGTGCTGGCGGTGTCGACCACCGCGACGATCGCCCTCCTCTTCACCGATCTTCGGTACGCCCTCATCCTCGGCCTCTTCACGGGCATCGCCAACACGATCCCGTATTTCGGGCCCATCGTGGGCTTCTTCGCCGGCACCCTGATGGCCATCGGCCAGACCGGCGATTTTTCGCTCGTCCCGGGCCTGCTCGTAGCGATGGGAGCGACCCAGATCATCGATAACGTGCTGTTCCAGCCGTTCATCTTTTCGCGCGCCGTACGTACCCATCCGCTCGTCATCCTTTTCGTGGTGCTGATCGGCGCCCAGCTGAGCGGCATCGTCGGCATGCTCCTCGCCCTGCCCATCACGACCGCCGTCCTGGTGACCATCGAGCAGGTGCTGTGGAGCGCCAAGAACTACAGCATCCTGCGTACCGCGTGA
- a CDS encoding purine-nucleoside phosphorylase, with protein sequence MPHYPASTAPGHEGRLVFGELEGRRVVCIQGRVHLYEGITVQQVVFPIRLVHALGARRLLVTNAAGGINRTFREGDLMFISDHINFAFANPLVGPNGDEGPRFPDMSDVYDAGWLGRAEAVALRAGIQTRRGVYLWTRGPCYETKAEIRCYRQLGADAVGMSTVPEVIQARHLGMPVLGISAITNLATGMHHAPLRHEDVLEVGRRIRDHAEQLVRSILRDATDA encoded by the coding sequence TTGCCGCACTATCCGGCATCGACGGCCCCGGGGCACGAGGGGCGCCTGGTGTTCGGCGAACTCGAAGGGCGCCGCGTGGTCTGCATCCAGGGACGGGTCCATCTCTACGAGGGCATCACCGTCCAGCAGGTCGTCTTTCCGATCCGGCTCGTCCACGCGCTCGGGGCGCGGAGGCTGCTGGTGACCAACGCGGCCGGCGGGATCAACCGGACCTTCCGCGAGGGCGATCTGATGTTCATCTCCGACCATATAAACTTCGCCTTCGCCAACCCGCTCGTCGGCCCGAACGGCGACGAAGGGCCCCGCTTTCCGGACATGTCGGACGTCTACGACGCCGGCTGGCTCGGCCGGGCCGAAGCCGTCGCGCTCCGCGCGGGCATCCAGACCCGCCGCGGCGTCTACCTCTGGACACGCGGCCCATGTTACGAAACGAAGGCCGAAATCCGCTGCTATCGCCAGCTCGGCGCCGACGCCGTGGGGATGAGCACGGTGCCCGAAGTGATCCAGGCCCGGCACCTGGGCATGCCGGTGCTCGGGATCTCGGCCATCACCAATCTGGCCACGGGCATGCATCACGCGCCGCTGCGCCACGAGGACGTGCTCGAGGTCGGCCGGCGCATCCGCGACCACGCCGAGCAACTCGTCCGCTCCATCCTGCGCGACGCCACGGACGCCTGA
- a CDS encoding DUF3276 family protein yields MSYERENPNRSYGERDEYSDDDYYEGRDRSRSSGRYRDEVYSKRVPAGKRTYFFDVKTTRSGEDFFLTITESKRIDETRYEKHKIFLYKEDFGKFLSAMHEVVQHIKDECLPGYEFRGLPELTIVPQEDEDEYHDNEDY; encoded by the coding sequence ATGAGTTACGAACGGGAGAATCCAAACCGATCGTACGGCGAGCGCGATGAGTATTCGGACGACGACTATTACGAAGGTCGGGATCGGTCGCGGTCCTCTGGCCGCTACCGTGATGAGGTCTATTCGAAGCGAGTGCCTGCTGGCAAACGTACCTACTTCTTCGACGTAAAAACGACGCGTTCCGGTGAAGACTTCTTTTTGACGATCACGGAGAGCAAGCGGATCGACGAAACGCGGTACGAGAAGCACAAGATCTTCCTGTACAAGGAGGACTTTGGCAAATTCCTTTCTGCGATGCACGAAGTGGTTCAGCACATCAAGGATGAGTGCCTGCCCGGGTACGAGTTCCGGGGCCTGCCCGAGCTGACCATCGTCCCGCAAGAGGACGAAGACGAGTATCACGACAACGAAGACTACTAG
- the hisD gene encoding histidinol dehydrogenase — MIPIVTYSERDTRLHAILNRQAAFSPEVDASVRVILDRVRSEGDRALADFTEQFDGVRPAALRVSDEDRQAAYRNLDPAFLDILSEAAGNIRRFHEGQRRQSWFMEEGDGVILGQRVLPLERVGLYVPGGKAFYPSSLLMNAIPAQVAGVPEIHLVSPPGPNGLPHASVLATAQLLGLERIYSVGGAQAIAGLAYGTDTIPRVDKIVGPGNAYVAAAKKQVYGRVAIDSIAGPSEIVVLADAAADPEFVAADLLSQAEHDERASAILVTPSEALARNVRDQIERMVPRLSRRAIIEPSLADFGALVVTETMDQAVSMVNELAPEHLELLVLDPWALLPRIRHAGAVFLGPYSTEPVGDYFAGTNHVLPTGGTARYASALGVDDFVRKQSIVSYTRERLAATGPRIVRFAREEELTAHALAVQVRLDRESGD; from the coding sequence GTGATACCCATCGTAACGTATTCGGAGCGGGATACGCGTCTCCATGCGATCCTGAACCGACAGGCAGCCTTCAGTCCGGAGGTTGACGCCTCCGTTCGTGTCATTCTGGATCGGGTTCGATCCGAAGGGGACCGGGCGCTTGCGGATTTTACCGAGCAATTCGACGGAGTGAGGCCGGCCGCGCTGCGCGTCAGCGACGAAGACCGGCAGGCCGCGTACCGGAACCTGGATCCGGCCTTTCTCGATATCCTCTCCGAAGCCGCCGGCAACATCCGCCGCTTTCATGAAGGGCAGCGCCGGCAATCCTGGTTCATGGAAGAGGGCGACGGGGTCATCCTGGGGCAACGCGTGCTCCCGCTGGAACGCGTCGGTCTCTACGTCCCCGGCGGCAAGGCGTTTTACCCTTCGAGCCTGCTGATGAACGCGATCCCGGCGCAGGTCGCCGGCGTCCCCGAAATCCACCTCGTCTCCCCTCCCGGGCCCAACGGATTGCCCCACGCGTCGGTGCTCGCCACGGCCCAGCTCCTGGGGCTCGAACGCATTTACAGCGTGGGCGGCGCCCAGGCCATCGCCGGCCTCGCCTACGGAACCGACACCATCCCCCGCGTCGACAAGATCGTCGGCCCGGGCAATGCGTACGTCGCCGCGGCAAAAAAACAGGTGTACGGCCGGGTCGCGATCGACTCCATCGCCGGCCCCAGCGAGATCGTGGTGCTCGCCGACGCCGCGGCCGACCCGGAATTCGTCGCGGCCGACCTGCTCTCGCAGGCCGAGCACGACGAGCGCGCCTCGGCCATCCTGGTCACCCCCTCCGAAGCCCTGGCGCGCAACGTCCGCGACCAGATCGAACGGATGGTGCCTCGGCTTTCGCGCCGCGCCATCATCGAGCCTTCGCTGGCCGACTTCGGCGCCCTGGTCGTCACCGAAACGATGGACCAGGCCGTTTCGATGGTCAACGAACTGGCTCCCGAGCACCTCGAACTGCTCGTCCTCGACCCCTGGGCCCTGTTGCCGCGCATCCGCCACGCCGGCGCCGTCTTCCTCGGCCCGTATTCCACCGAGCCCGTCGGCGACTATTTCGCCGGCACGAACCACGTGCTTCCCACGGGCGGCACCGCCCGGTACGCCTCCGCGCTCGGCGTCGACGACTTCGTGCGCAAGCAATCCATCGTCTCCTACACCCGGGAACGTCTTGCCGCCACCGGCCCTCGCATCGTCCGCTTCGCCCGCGAAGAAGAACTGACGGCCCACGCGCTCGCCGTCCAGGTCCGGCTCGACCGCGAATCCGGCGACTGA
- the hisC gene encoding histidinol-phosphate transaminase codes for MEMKQEAPLDRAINRIRPSVRHEKPYIVARDPGEIHIKLNQNENPADLPAELKEKLIKAFFEVPFNRYPTEQPNRLQEAIGAHTGHDPAGILIGNGSNELTHTLGLALIEPGRPVVLPAPMFSLYTSVVRLFEGRPIQVPPLPDLRFDAAALLDAVQTHRPSLTILTTPNNPTGLSMPLSEIEPIVDAAADFGFVVVDEAYVEFTEETSAQTLLDRYPHLILVRTLSKAFGLAGLRIGYLMAHPAIIQELLKARLPFMIDRLSESVALALLEAPALLAERVAAMKKACGDITRALAAMPGVHVVPSQANFVLFKTERGGRDVMKQLAASGILVRDMSGYPELQGYLRVSAGLPEENKAFLSALERSLHTLASSA; via the coding sequence ATGGAGATGAAGCAGGAAGCGCCACTGGACCGCGCAATCAACCGGATTCGGCCGTCCGTCCGGCATGAAAAGCCCTATATCGTCGCGCGCGATCCGGGCGAGATCCACATCAAGCTCAACCAGAACGAGAATCCGGCGGATCTTCCCGCGGAACTCAAGGAAAAGCTGATCAAGGCCTTCTTCGAGGTCCCGTTCAACCGGTACCCCACCGAGCAGCCGAACCGGCTCCAGGAAGCCATCGGCGCGCATACCGGGCACGACCCGGCGGGCATCCTGATCGGAAACGGCAGCAACGAACTGACGCACACGCTCGGGCTCGCGCTGATCGAGCCGGGCCGGCCGGTCGTCCTGCCGGCGCCCATGTTCTCCCTGTACACCTCGGTCGTTCGCCTGTTTGAAGGCCGGCCGATCCAGGTGCCGCCGCTCCCCGACCTGCGCTTCGACGCCGCGGCCCTGCTCGACGCCGTGCAGACGCATCGCCCATCGCTGACCATCCTCACGACGCCGAACAACCCGACCGGGCTCTCGATGCCGCTCTCCGAAATCGAACCCATCGTGGACGCGGCGGCCGATTTCGGGTTCGTCGTGGTCGACGAGGCCTATGTCGAATTTACCGAAGAGACGAGCGCGCAGACCCTCCTCGACCGATATCCGCACCTGATCCTGGTGCGCACGCTCTCGAAGGCGTTCGGGCTCGCCGGCCTGCGCATCGGCTACCTCATGGCGCATCCCGCCATCATCCAGGAGTTGCTGAAGGCGCGCCTGCCGTTCATGATCGACAGGCTCTCCGAATCCGTGGCACTGGCTTTGCTTGAAGCGCCCGCGTTGCTTGCGGAACGCGTTGCGGCGATGAAAAAGGCGTGTGGGGATATAACGAGAGCCCTCGCCGCCATGCCCGGCGTTCACGTCGTTCCGAGTCAGGCAAATTTTGTCCTCTTCAAAACAGAGCGGGGTGGACGGGACGTCATGAAGCAACTGGCCGCGTCCGGAATTCTTGTCCGCGATATGAGCGGATATCCGGAATTACAGGGTTATCTTCGTGTCAGTGCCGGTCTTCCAGAAGAGAACAAGGCGTTCTTGAGCGCGTTGGAAAGGTCATTGCATACGCTCGCGTCATCGGCTTGA
- a CDS encoding bifunctional nuclease family protein, translating into MEFIQVDIVGLSTSPSSGGAYALVLGEIEGNRRLPIIIGAFEAQAIALELENIQPPRPMTHDLLRDLFETVGAEILDVVIDELREGTFFAKIRFVHGGDESQLDSRPSDAVALAVRVGAPIYVAPAVLEEAGIPTEEEGVSALPKPEVEEKAPRPVSKLKQMEDQLEKAISDENYELAAKLRDEIERTRGEQTQN; encoded by the coding sequence ATGGAATTTATTCAGGTAGACATCGTTGGACTCTCAACCAGCCCGTCCAGCGGCGGCGCGTACGCGCTCGTGCTAGGAGAGATTGAAGGAAATCGCCGCCTGCCGATCATCATTGGCGCTTTTGAGGCGCAAGCCATTGCTCTGGAACTCGAGAACATCCAGCCGCCTCGCCCGATGACGCACGATTTGCTGCGTGATCTGTTCGAGACGGTGGGCGCCGAAATTCTGGACGTGGTCATCGACGAGTTGCGCGAAGGGACGTTTTTCGCCAAGATCCGCTTCGTACACGGCGGCGACGAGAGCCAGCTGGACTCGCGCCCGAGCGACGCCGTCGCCCTGGCCGTGCGCGTCGGCGCCCCGATCTACGTCGCGCCGGCCGTGCTGGAAGAAGCCGGCATCCCGACCGAGGAGGAAGGTGTTTCCGCCCTTCCCAAACCTGAAGTCGAGGAAAAGGCGCCCCGCCCGGTCTCCAAGCTCAAGCAGATGGAAGACCAGCTGGAGAAGGCGATCAGCGACGAGAACTACGAACTGGCGGCCAAATTGCGGGACGAAATCGAGCGCACCCGCGGCGAACAAACGCAGAACTGA
- the bshC gene encoding bacillithiol biosynthesis cysteine-adding enzyme BshC, which produces MHPNTVYQHVSSIPYAALSSSPLFADYCTRYGRVAGFYNGDFRNPDDLRAALRRTLAVDRDRDALVDALTAQQARWGVDEATRQSLETLRSPRAGAVITGQQLGLFVSPLYTIYKTLTTIQLARHLSDTSGHPVVPVFWLAGEDHDFEEIASLTLLNGSDLSDVTYPEPPLAAGAVNAGPVGRLPVAPAIDDLIARVGDALPRTDVTPDLLALLRDAYRPGVPMEDAFARVLRHLLPGTGLIIASIDDPAMKRLAAPLFEREARDCAGSNARLAAASEALIAAGYHAQVTTQPTNLFVMDPEGRLPVDAEGGRFRLRGTTHEWSEAELIRTIRETPERFSPNVVLRPILQDLLFPTVAYVAGPGETAYFAQYRGVYDWAEVPMPIIYPRVSVSLLEPAVRKHLDQYPFALPDYARGAEKLLKETAASRMPASYEAAYARAMEAFDAHLDALKKEAGEIDATLERSAESSRVRIHRTMSRLHDRMVRGQKRNMDIDRQRIERIAAHLFPHGKPQERALSPLHLLNEYGLDFFVRLMDRLPLDTWEHHVLDT; this is translated from the coding sequence ATGCACCCCAATACGGTCTATCAACACGTTTCGTCCATACCCTACGCCGCCCTGTCCTCTTCGCCCCTTTTTGCCGACTACTGTACCCGTTACGGGCGAGTAGCCGGGTTCTATAACGGCGACTTCCGCAACCCCGACGACCTCCGGGCCGCGCTGCGGCGAACCCTGGCGGTGGACCGCGACCGGGATGCGCTCGTCGACGCGCTGACGGCGCAACAGGCGCGCTGGGGCGTCGATGAGGCCACGCGCCAGTCCCTCGAAACCCTGCGATCGCCTCGCGCCGGCGCCGTCATCACCGGCCAGCAACTCGGCCTCTTCGTCAGTCCGCTGTATACGATCTACAAGACGCTGACGACGATCCAGCTGGCCCGGCACCTGTCCGACACCTCCGGGCATCCCGTCGTGCCGGTCTTCTGGCTCGCCGGCGAGGACCACGATTTCGAAGAAATCGCCTCCCTGACGCTGCTCAACGGCAGCGACCTGTCCGACGTAACGTACCCCGAACCGCCCCTGGCCGCGGGCGCCGTCAATGCGGGGCCGGTCGGCCGACTTCCTGTCGCGCCGGCGATCGACGACCTCATCGCGCGCGTCGGCGACGCGCTGCCCCGAACGGACGTGACGCCGGACCTGCTCGCGCTGCTGCGCGATGCCTACCGGCCGGGTGTACCGATGGAAGACGCCTTCGCCCGCGTGCTCCGGCACCTGCTGCCCGGCACCGGCCTCATCATCGCCTCGATCGACGACCCGGCGATGAAGCGCCTGGCGGCGCCGCTCTTCGAGCGCGAGGCCCGGGACTGCGCCGGCTCCAACGCGCGCCTCGCGGCCGCCAGCGAGGCCCTGATCGCGGCGGGCTACCATGCCCAGGTGACGACGCAGCCGACCAATCTGTTCGTGATGGATCCAGAAGGACGGCTCCCCGTCGACGCAGAGGGCGGCCGGTTTCGGTTGCGGGGGACGACACACGAGTGGTCCGAGGCGGAGCTGATCCGCACCATCCGTGAGACGCCGGAGCGCTTCAGCCCGAACGTCGTCCTGCGTCCGATCCTCCAGGATCTGCTTTTTCCGACCGTCGCCTATGTCGCCGGCCCGGGCGAAACCGCCTATTTCGCGCAATACCGCGGCGTGTATGACTGGGCGGAGGTGCCGATGCCCATCATCTATCCGCGTGTAAGCGTATCCCTGCTGGAGCCGGCCGTCCGGAAGCACCTCGATCAGTACCCGTTCGCCCTGCCCGACTATGCCCGCGGCGCGGAGAAACTGCTCAAGGAGACCGCCGCCAGCCGCATGCCGGCATCCTACGAAGCCGCGTATGCCCGGGCGATGGAGGCCTTCGATGCGCATCTCGACGCGCTGAAGAAGGAAGCCGGCGAGATCGATGCCACGCTCGAACGCTCCGCCGAGTCATCGCGCGTGCGGATCCATCGCACCATGAGCCGGCTGCACGACCGCATGGTGCGCGGCCAGAAAAGGAACATGGACATCGACCGGCAGCGCATCGAACGCATCGCCGCCCACCTCTTTCCGCACGGAAAACCCCAGGAGCGGGCGCTTTCCCCGCTGCATCTACTGAACGAATACGGGCTGGATTTTTTTGTGCGGCTGATGGACCGGCTTCCCCTCGACACCTGGGAGCATCACGTGCTCGACACCTGA
- a CDS encoding CoA-binding protein → MPTLTELLESARTIAVVGMSPTPSRTSYAIGRYLIEAGYNVIPINPNCDTIEGRTCYPDLASVPGDAGIDIVNIFRRPKYTADVVRETLERIAGTGERPAIWTQIGVSSQEAEKLATDAGLVYIPNRCIMVEHTRMG, encoded by the coding sequence TTGCCTACGCTGACCGAACTCCTCGAATCCGCCCGCACCATCGCCGTCGTGGGCATGTCGCCCACGCCGTCCCGCACCAGCTATGCGATCGGGCGCTATCTCATCGAAGCCGGCTACAACGTGATTCCGATCAACCCGAATTGCGACACGATCGAGGGCCGCACCTGCTATCCCGACCTCGCCAGCGTGCCCGGGGACGCCGGCATCGATATCGTCAACATCTTCCGCCGCCCCAAATATACCGCCGATGTCGTCCGCGAAACGCTGGAACGGATCGCCGGCACGGGCGAACGGCCGGCCATCTGGACGCAGATCGGGGTCTCAAGCCAGGAAGCCGAAAAACTGGCCACCGACGCCGGCCTCGTATACATCCCTAACCGGTGCATCATGGTCGAGCACACACGGATGGGGTAA
- a CDS encoding HD domain-containing protein yields MTAPSSTTLFNPLIEHAIELAAQWHDGTYRKGRWRDAPFDVPDGAMLRVPVMAHVTAVAMTILRAGWEDAVVAAAFLHDVLEDANQYDHYLRLAHLEQIVGEEVARIVLEVTEEKFDEAGKHRTWRQRKEDYIAGIRTHSIGAAAISLADKQHNLWNINQSLERGIDVYANNTNRRGLSSGPEAQHWFHLSVLEATRGHLDDRLAPMRDGLRYEISRFEVLSGLGGKGFKV; encoded by the coding sequence ATGACCGCTCCGTCGTCCACGACGCTCTTTAACCCCCTCATCGAACACGCCATCGAACTGGCCGCGCAGTGGCACGACGGCACCTACCGCAAGGGGCGGTGGCGCGATGCGCCTTTCGACGTGCCCGACGGCGCCATGCTCCGCGTCCCTGTGATGGCCCATGTCACCGCCGTGGCGATGACGATCCTGCGCGCCGGATGGGAGGACGCGGTCGTCGCGGCGGCATTTCTCCACGATGTGCTGGAGGATGCGAACCAGTACGACCATTACCTGCGGCTCGCGCACCTCGAACAGATCGTCGGCGAGGAGGTGGCGCGGATCGTGCTGGAGGTGACGGAGGAAAAATTCGACGAAGCCGGCAAGCACCGGACGTGGCGGCAGCGGAAAGAGGATTATATAGCCGGCATCCGCACGCATTCCATCGGCGCGGCGGCGATCAGCCTGGCGGACAAGCAGCACAACCTCTGGAATATCAACCAGAGCCTGGAACGTGGCATCGACGTGTATGCCAACAACACGAATCGCCGCGGCCTCTCGTCCGGCCCCGAAGCGCAGCACTGGTTCCACCTCTCCGTGCTCGAAGCCACCCGCGGCCATCTCGACGACCGCCTCGCCCCCATGCGCGACGGCCTGCGCTACGAGATCTCCCGATTCGAGGTCCTCAGCGGATTGGGGGGAAAAGGGTTTAAGGTTTGA